The following proteins are co-located in the Callithrix jacchus isolate 240 chromosome 10, calJac240_pri, whole genome shotgun sequence genome:
- the BEST1 gene encoding bestrophin-1 isoform X1: protein MTITYTSQVANARLGSFSRLLLCWRGSIYKLLYGEFFIFLLCYYIIRFIYRLALTEEQQLMFEKLTLYCDSYIQLIPISFVLGFYVTLVVTRWWNQYENLPWPDRLMSLVSGFVEGKDEQGRLLRRTLIRYANLGNVLILRSVSTAVYKRFPSAQHLVQAGFMTPAEHKQLEKLSLPHNMFWVPWVWFANLSMKAWLGGRIRDPILLQSLLNEMNTLRTQCGHLYAYDWISIPLVYTQVVTVAVYSFFLTCLVGRQFLNPAKAYPGHELDLVVPVFTFLQFFFYVGWLKVAEQLINPFGEDDDDFETNWIVDRNLQVSLFAVDEMHQDLPRMEPDMYWNEPEPQPPYTAASAQFRRTSFMGSTFNISLSKEEMEFQPNQEDEEDAHAGIIGRFLGLQSHDHHSPRTNSRTKLLWPKRESLLHEGLPKNHKTAKQNFRGQEDNKAWKLKAVDTFKSAPLYQRPGYYSAPQTPLSPTPMFFPPEPSAPSKLHSVTGIDTKDKSLKTVSSGAKKSFELLSESDGALMEHPEVSPVRKKTVEFNLTDMPEIPENHLKEPLEQSTSNIHATLRDHMDPYWALENRDEAHS, encoded by the exons gctggCCCTCACGGAGGAGCAGCAGCTGATGTTTGAGAAGCTGACTCTGTATTGCGACAGCTACATCCAGCTCATCCCCATCTCCTTCGTGCTGG GCTTCTACGTGACGCTGGTCGTGACCCGCTGGTGGAACCAGTATGAGAACCTGCCGTGGCCAGACCGCCTCATGAGCCTGGTGTCGGGCTTCGTCGAAGGCAAGGACGAGCAGGGCCGGCTGCTGCGGCGCACGCTCATCCGCTacgccaacctgggcaacgtgcTCATCCTGCGCAGCGTCAGCACCGCGGTCTACAAGCGCTTCCCCAGCGCCCAGCACCTGGTGCAAGCAG GCTTTATGACCCCAGCAGAACACAAGCAGTTGGAGAAACTGAGCTTACCACACAACATGTTCTGGGTGCCCTGGGTGTGGTTTGCCAACCTGTCAATGAAGGCGTGGCTTGGAGGTCGGATCCGGGACCCTATCCTGCTCCAGAGCCTGCTGAAC GAGATGAACACCTTGCGCACTCAGTGTGGACACCTGTATGCCTACGACTGGATTAGTATCCCACTGGTGTACACACAG gtggTGACCGTGGCGGTGTACAGCTTCTTCCTGACTTGTCTAGTTGGGCGGCAGTTTCTGAACCCGGCCAAGGCCTACCCTGGCCATGAGCTGGACCTCGTGGTGCCTGTCTTCACATTCCTGCAGTTCTTCTTCTATGTTGGCTGGCTGAAG GTGGCAGAGCAGCTCATCAACCCCTTTGGAGAGGATGATGATGATTTCGAGACCAACTGGATTGTTGACAGGAATTTGCAG GTGTCCCTGTTTGCTGTGGATGAGATGCACCAGGACCTGCCTCGGATGGAGCCGGACATGTACTGGAATGAGCCCGAGCCCCAGCCTCCCTACACGGCTGCTTCCGCCCAGTTCCGACGAACCTCCTTTATGGGCTCCACCTTCAACATCAG cctgagcaaagagGAGATGGAGTTCCAGCCCAatcaggaggatgaggaggatgcTCATGCTGGCATCATTGGCCGCTTCCTAGGGCTGCAGTCCCATGATCACCATTCTCCCAGGACAAACTCAAGGACCAAACTACTGTGGCCCAAGAGGGAATCTCTTCTCCATGAGGGCCTGCCCAAAAACCACAAGACCGCCAAACAGAACTTTCGGGGCCAGGAAGACAATAAGGCCTGGAAGCTTAAGGCTGTGGACACCTTCAAGTCTGCTCCACTGTATCAGAGGCCAGGCTACTACAGTGCCCCACAGACACCCCTCAGCCCCACACCCATGTTCTTCCCTCCTGAACCATCAGCGCCGTCAAAGCTTCACAGTGTCACAGGCATAGACACCAAAGACAAAAGCTTAAAGACTGTGAGTTCTGGGGCCAAGAAAAGTTTTGAATTGCTCTCAGAGAGCGATGGGGCTTTGATGGAGCACCCAGAAGTCTCTCCCGTACGGAAGAAAACTGTGGAGTTTAACCTGACGGATATGCCAGAGATCCCCGAAAATCATCTCAAAGAACCTTTAGAACAATCAACAAGCAACATACACGCTACACTCAGAGATCACATGGATCCTTACTGGGCCTTGGAAAACAG GGATGAAGCACATTCCTAA
- the BEST1 gene encoding bestrophin-1 isoform X2: protein MFEKLTLYCDSYIQLIPISFVLGFYVTLVVTRWWNQYENLPWPDRLMSLVSGFVEGKDEQGRLLRRTLIRYANLGNVLILRSVSTAVYKRFPSAQHLVQAGFMTPAEHKQLEKLSLPHNMFWVPWVWFANLSMKAWLGGRIRDPILLQSLLNEMNTLRTQCGHLYAYDWISIPLVYTQVVTVAVYSFFLTCLVGRQFLNPAKAYPGHELDLVVPVFTFLQFFFYVGWLKVAEQLINPFGEDDDDFETNWIVDRNLQVSLFAVDEMHQDLPRMEPDMYWNEPEPQPPYTAASAQFRRTSFMGSTFNISLSKEEMEFQPNQEDEEDAHAGIIGRFLGLQSHDHHSPRTNSRTKLLWPKRESLLHEGLPKNHKTAKQNFRGQEDNKAWKLKAVDTFKSAPLYQRPGYYSAPQTPLSPTPMFFPPEPSAPSKLHSVTGIDTKDKSLKTVSSGAKKSFELLSESDGALMEHPEVSPVRKKTVEFNLTDMPEIPENHLKEPLEQSTSNIHATLRDHMDPYWALENRDEAHS from the exons ATGTTTGAGAAGCTGACTCTGTATTGCGACAGCTACATCCAGCTCATCCCCATCTCCTTCGTGCTGG GCTTCTACGTGACGCTGGTCGTGACCCGCTGGTGGAACCAGTATGAGAACCTGCCGTGGCCAGACCGCCTCATGAGCCTGGTGTCGGGCTTCGTCGAAGGCAAGGACGAGCAGGGCCGGCTGCTGCGGCGCACGCTCATCCGCTacgccaacctgggcaacgtgcTCATCCTGCGCAGCGTCAGCACCGCGGTCTACAAGCGCTTCCCCAGCGCCCAGCACCTGGTGCAAGCAG GCTTTATGACCCCAGCAGAACACAAGCAGTTGGAGAAACTGAGCTTACCACACAACATGTTCTGGGTGCCCTGGGTGTGGTTTGCCAACCTGTCAATGAAGGCGTGGCTTGGAGGTCGGATCCGGGACCCTATCCTGCTCCAGAGCCTGCTGAAC GAGATGAACACCTTGCGCACTCAGTGTGGACACCTGTATGCCTACGACTGGATTAGTATCCCACTGGTGTACACACAG gtggTGACCGTGGCGGTGTACAGCTTCTTCCTGACTTGTCTAGTTGGGCGGCAGTTTCTGAACCCGGCCAAGGCCTACCCTGGCCATGAGCTGGACCTCGTGGTGCCTGTCTTCACATTCCTGCAGTTCTTCTTCTATGTTGGCTGGCTGAAG GTGGCAGAGCAGCTCATCAACCCCTTTGGAGAGGATGATGATGATTTCGAGACCAACTGGATTGTTGACAGGAATTTGCAG GTGTCCCTGTTTGCTGTGGATGAGATGCACCAGGACCTGCCTCGGATGGAGCCGGACATGTACTGGAATGAGCCCGAGCCCCAGCCTCCCTACACGGCTGCTTCCGCCCAGTTCCGACGAACCTCCTTTATGGGCTCCACCTTCAACATCAG cctgagcaaagagGAGATGGAGTTCCAGCCCAatcaggaggatgaggaggatgcTCATGCTGGCATCATTGGCCGCTTCCTAGGGCTGCAGTCCCATGATCACCATTCTCCCAGGACAAACTCAAGGACCAAACTACTGTGGCCCAAGAGGGAATCTCTTCTCCATGAGGGCCTGCCCAAAAACCACAAGACCGCCAAACAGAACTTTCGGGGCCAGGAAGACAATAAGGCCTGGAAGCTTAAGGCTGTGGACACCTTCAAGTCTGCTCCACTGTATCAGAGGCCAGGCTACTACAGTGCCCCACAGACACCCCTCAGCCCCACACCCATGTTCTTCCCTCCTGAACCATCAGCGCCGTCAAAGCTTCACAGTGTCACAGGCATAGACACCAAAGACAAAAGCTTAAAGACTGTGAGTTCTGGGGCCAAGAAAAGTTTTGAATTGCTCTCAGAGAGCGATGGGGCTTTGATGGAGCACCCAGAAGTCTCTCCCGTACGGAAGAAAACTGTGGAGTTTAACCTGACGGATATGCCAGAGATCCCCGAAAATCATCTCAAAGAACCTTTAGAACAATCAACAAGCAACATACACGCTACACTCAGAGATCACATGGATCCTTACTGGGCCTTGGAAAACAG GGATGAAGCACATTCCTAA
- the FTH1 gene encoding ferritin heavy chain: MTTASPSQVRQNYHQDSEAAINRQINLELYASYVYLSMSYYFDRDDVALKNFAKYFLHQSHEEREHAEKLMKLQNQRGGRIFLQDIKKPDHDDWESGLNAMECALHLEKNVNQSLLELHKLATDKNDPHLCDFIETHYLNEQVKSIKELGDHVTNLRKMGAPQSGLAEYLFDKHTLGDSDNES; encoded by the exons ATGACGACCGCATCACCTTCGCAGGTGCGCCAGAACTACCACCAGGATTCAGAGGCCGCCATCAACCGCCAAATCAACTTGGAGCTCTACGCCTCCTATGTTTACCTGTCCATG TCTTACTACTTTGACCGAGATGATGTGGCTTTGAAGAACTTTGCCAAGTACTTTCTTCACCAGTCTCATGAGGAGAGGGAACATGCCGAGAAACTGATGAAGCTGCAGAACCAACGAGGTGGCCGCATCTTCCTCCAGGATATCAAG AAACCAGACCATGATGACTGGGAGAGCGGGCTGAATGCGATGGAGTGTGcattacatttggaaaaaaatgtgaatcagTCACTACTGGAACTGCACAAACTGGCCACTGACAAAAATGACCCCCAT TTGTGTGACTTCATTGAGACGCATTACCTGAATGAGCAGGTGAAATCCATCAAAGAATTGGGTGACCACGTGACCAACTTGCGCAAGATGGGAGCACCCCAATCTGGCTTGGCAGAATATCTCTTTGACAAGCAcaccctgggagacagtgatAATGAAAGCTAA